The genomic window CCGATCTGTCTGGAAATCACGCGGGTAGCGCACATGGCGAAGGTGAAAACCGGGACGGTTAGCGCCGGCAACGAAATTCACAGGGGCCTGAATGGAGAGATCGCCGATGATGGTGAGGCCCTGGTGTGAAGGAAGCCCGACCGGTGATGCATAGCCAGCCACAATGCCGACAGCCTCGAGTTCGGCAGGAGTGGCTGGGTGAAGTACCCATCCCACGGCTCGCTCCAGCTTGTGGACGTCCACTTCCAGATCGCCGCGGATCACTGCGAGGATCACTTGCCCTTCGGCTGTAGTGTAGAAGACGGCCTTAAGCATGTGCGAAGTGGGGACTCCTAAGAAATCGGCCACAGCTTGAATGGTGGTGCATCCCGGTGTAGCCACAACTTCCACAGGCTGGGCCGGCTCCTCTGTCAAGGGAGGGACTTGAGGCCGCAGCGCGCTTGCTTCGCCAGCATGTCCGCAATAGGAGCAGGCCAGCCATGCATCAGGGCCATCTGGACACGACAAGGCCCAAGCGCGAGCCGTACCATCTGTGGTAGGGACTGCTGCGATCTCCACCGCATCCACCCCAAGACGCTTCCAGACTGCCTGCCAGTCCTGCCATGAGAGGGCTGTGCTGAGGGCTAGATCCTCAGCTGTCGCCTCGAGCCAGACGAATACCACTCGCGTAGGGCCTTCGTCCCATTGAAGCCGTTGCGGCAGCTGCCGATACGATCGAATCTCTGAAGCAACGAAGTCGCGCAACGCGTCATGTCTCCCTGACAGACTCATCAAGGTAGTGGATAGGACCAACGGTTGGGCATCAGCTACGATGTCGACGCACAGGTGACGAAGCCGATTCAGGGTGATCGCTCCCAGGGGCAACCATATAGGGATAGCGTTGGCCCTAGCATGCAAGTAGCCAGCTCGACGCAACCATCTCTGGCCGGCAGGCTCTCGCTGTTGAGCGACCTCTCGCTTGGTACGGCCAAACACGCGCTCCAGGTCCATCGCTTTCTCCCGTTTTAAACGTGAGCTATCCTCCCTTACGGCGGGCGGCCAGCACCTCGCGCCGTTTGATCACTCGATCCACAGCATGTCCCAGGTTGTTCCAAGGAGGGCCATCCAAGAATTCCAGCTCCGAGGCGATCTCTCTGACGGCATCCAGCATCTTACAACGGGGCATATGCGTGGCGTCCCAAGCCAAACACAGCCCTCCGCCCGGGCGTAGCATGGATGCCCAGACGGACAGACTTCTCGCCAGCAGCTCCATTGCAGCCCCTTTATGTTGAATCCCGTACGGCAGATCGCCCACAACGAGATGAGGACGCAAGCCGGGAAACAACGCAGCCACATTCGCCGTATCGCCATGGGCTAGCGCACAGGTGAGCTTCCCCATAGGGCTTTCTATGGCAAAAGTCCAACGTCGACCCAGAGTGCGCAGTCGCTCCTCTCGCACATGGTGGGCGATGCCGGCTTCGCTTAAAAAGCCACGTAGGAACGTAGCTGTGGATTCCACATCTCCGCGCGCCTGATCAATCCCATAGGCGTTATGACCGGCGATCAACGCAGCGAACAGCGTTGTCCCGCCCCCGCACAGAGGGTCGAGCACATCCAGCGGGGGAGGACTCCACACGAAGTCTGAGATAAAACGAGCTGCGTTAATCAGGAAGCGGGTGAGCTCCTCGTTGGTCTTGCCCTTGTAGCGGCGGGTGTACAACAGTGTCTCGGGGAGAGCAGGCCGGAAAGATATCTCCAGCGGGCGCAGCCAGGGGCCGACGCAATCACCGATGGCATCTTCCAGCCAGAAGTAGCCGTGGATCATGGCTAATTGGCTCAGGCAATCCAGGTGAATCGGGCTAAGCCCTTCGCGCAGGGTCAACA from Anaerolineae bacterium includes these protein-coding regions:
- a CDS encoding site-specific DNA-methyltransferase; its protein translation is MPIQLACLLAPQRSTQYANLVTRLALPELQISPLGAWIEHAELRRLGDLSFLVLTLREGLSPIHLDCLSQLAMIHGYFWLEDAIGDCVGPWLRPLEISFRPALPETLLYTRRYKGKTNEELTRFLINAARFISDFVWSPPPLDVLDPLCGGGTTLFAALIAGHNAYGIDQARGDVESTATFLRGFLSEAGIAHHVREERLRTLGRRWTFAIESPMGKLTCALAHGDTANVAALFPGLRPHLVVGDLPYGIQHKGAAMELLARSLSVWASMLRPGGGLCLAWDATHMPRCKMLDAVREIASELEFLDGPPWNNLGHAVDRVIKRREVLAARRKGG
- a CDS encoding His/Gly/Thr/Pro-type tRNA ligase C-terminal domain-containing protein — protein: MDLERVFGRTKREVAQQREPAGQRWLRRAGYLHARANAIPIWLPLGAITLNRLRHLCVDIVADAQPLVLSTTLMSLSGRHDALRDFVASEIRSYRQLPQRLQWDEGPTRVVFVWLEATAEDLALSTALSWQDWQAVWKRLGVDAVEIAAVPTTDGTARAWALSCPDGPDAWLACSYCGHAGEASALRPQVPPLTEEPAQPVEVVATPGCTTIQAVADFLGVPTSHMLKAVFYTTAEGQVILAVIRGDLEVDVHKLERAVGWVLHPATPAELEAVGIVAGYASPVGLPSHQGLTIIGDLSIQAPVNFVAGANRPGFHLRHVRYPRDFQTDRLADLAQARPQDPCSTCGNPLELKAGLILARLEIFSASAGGPIYLNPEGCPQPLHMAIAQLCLDRLLVAIAEVNHDDHGLIWPAILAPYDVHVVLLNTDQQAVIEAADDVARELEKNGWKLLWDRRDESAGVKFTDADLIGLPWRVTISARSLKQGGVEVKARAASTSVIVSIAHLISAFSTPERDSK